A genomic stretch from Mustelus asterias unplaced genomic scaffold, sMusAst1.hap1.1 HAP1_SCAFFOLD_63, whole genome shotgun sequence includes:
- the LOC144483317 gene encoding uncharacterized protein LOC144483317, with product MEKPWKCGDCGKGYNAPSELETHRRSHTGERPFSCSDCGKGFTQSSHLQRHQRVHTGERPFTCSQCGKGFTRSSHLLSHKVTHTNERPFKCTDCGSGFKSSRELKSHQRIHTEERPFSCSHCTKMFRTTIHLRKHQRVHTGERPFTCSVCGNGFTQLSILLRHNLIHTNERPFKCSDCGSGFKSSVDLVSHQRIHTEERPFSCSDCGKRYRYPSLLEAHRRSHTGERPFTCSHCGAGFTRLSQLQAHQRVHTGERPFTCSQCGEGFTQSSSLQTHQRVHTGERPFTCSQCGEGFSQLSSLQAHQRVHTRERPFTCSQCEKGFSQLSNLQTHQRVHTGERPFICSQCEKGFSQLANLRTHQRVHTGERPFICSQCEKGFTHLSSLQTHQRVHTGERPFTCSQCGKGFTDLSTLRRHQRVHTGERPFICSQCGNNIYMIPGYFTKHTENLKV from the exons atggagaaaccgtggaaatgtggggactgtgggaagggatacaatgccccatcagagctggaaactcatcgacgcagtcacactggagagagaccgttcagctgctctgattgtgggaagggattcactcagtcatcccacctgcagagacaccagcgtgttcacactggggagaggccattcacctgctctcagtgtgggaagggattcactcggtcctcccacctgctgagtcacaaagtcactcacaccaatgagagaccctttaaatgtactgactgtgggagtggatttAAAAGTTCTCGAGAACTGAAGtctcaccagcgcattcacactgaggagagaccgttcagctgctctcactgcacaaaaatGTTTAGAACGACAATccacctgcggaaacaccagcgagttcacactggggagaggccgttcacctgctctgtgtgtgggaacgggttcactcagctatccatcctgctgagacacaatctcattcacaccaatgagagaccctttaaatgttctgactgtgggagcggattcaaaagctcagtggatctggtgtcccaccagcgcattcacactgaggagagaccgttcagctgca gcgactgtgggaagagatacagatacccatccctgctggaagctcatcggcgcagccacactggggagaggccattcacctgctctcactgtggggcgggattcactcggttgtcccagctgcaggcacaccagcgagttcacactggggagagaccgttcacctgctctcaatgtggggagggattcactcaatcatccagCCTGCAaacccaccagcgagttcacactggagagaggcccttcacctgctctcagtgtggggagggattcagtcagttatccagcctgcaggcacaccagcgagttcacactcgggagagaccattcacctgctctcagtgtgagaaggggttcagtcagttatctaacctgcagacgcaccagcgtgttcacactggggagagaccgttcatttgctctcagtgtgagaaggggttcagtcagttagctaacctgcggacacaccagcgagttcacactggggagagaccgttcatctgctctcagtgtgagaagggattcactcatttatccagcctccagacgcaccagcgagttcacactggagagagaccattcacctgctctcagtgtgggaagggattcactgatttatccaccctgcggagacaccagcgagttcacactggggagagaccgtttatctgctctcagtgtgggaacaaTATTTacatgattccaggatattttactaaacat